A window of the Synechococcus sp. M16.1 genome harbors these coding sequences:
- the dusA gene encoding tRNA dihydrouridine(20/20a) synthase DusA, protein MTASGSTAAYRFSVAPMLDCTDRHFRVLMRQITCRALLYSEMVVAQALHHSKRRNKLLDFDPVEHPIALQVGGDDPSLLAEAARLAQDWGYDEINLNVGCPSQKVQAGNFGACLMAEPDLVARCVEAMVDAGGLPVTVKHRIGIDDLDSDALLTNFVDRVALAGASRFAVHARKAWLEGLDPKQNRTIPPLQHERVMALKQRRPNLVIELNGGLESPEDCLQALEGCDGAMVGRAAYSHPLRWTSVDALIFGEESRQTLASDVVNGLLPHAAAHLERGGRIWDLCRHLVQLVEGVRGARHWRRELGEKAQRPGADLDVLLNAGQQLKDAGL, encoded by the coding sequence ATGACTGCCTCCGGATCCACCGCTGCCTACCGCTTCAGTGTGGCCCCAATGCTGGATTGCACCGACCGCCACTTCCGGGTGCTGATGCGGCAGATCACCTGCAGGGCCCTGCTCTACAGCGAAATGGTGGTGGCCCAAGCGCTGCACCACAGCAAGCGACGCAACAAGCTGCTGGACTTCGATCCTGTGGAGCATCCCATTGCCCTGCAGGTGGGGGGGGACGACCCAAGCCTGCTCGCCGAGGCGGCACGACTGGCGCAGGACTGGGGCTACGACGAGATCAACCTCAATGTGGGTTGCCCCAGCCAGAAGGTGCAGGCCGGGAATTTCGGAGCCTGCCTGATGGCGGAACCGGATCTGGTCGCCCGCTGCGTGGAAGCCATGGTGGACGCAGGGGGACTCCCCGTGACCGTGAAGCATCGGATCGGCATTGACGATCTGGACAGCGACGCGCTGCTGACGAACTTCGTGGATCGGGTGGCGCTGGCGGGGGCCAGCCGCTTCGCTGTTCACGCCCGTAAGGCTTGGCTCGAAGGCCTCGATCCCAAGCAGAACCGGACGATTCCCCCGCTGCAGCATGAGCGCGTAATGGCGCTTAAGCAACGCCGCCCCAACCTGGTGATTGAACTCAACGGGGGGCTGGAATCCCCTGAAGACTGCCTTCAGGCACTGGAAGGGTGCGATGGCGCCATGGTGGGCCGAGCGGCCTACAGCCATCCCCTGCGCTGGACCAGCGTCGATGCCCTCATTTTCGGGGAAGAATCACGCCAGACCCTGGCGTCAGACGTTGTGAACGGACTGCTTCCCCATGCGGCCGCCCATCTGGAGCGAGGAGGCCGAATCTGGGACCTCTGCCGTCACCTGGTGCAACTAGTGGAAGGCGTCCGGGGAGCGCGGCACTGGCGCCGGGAGCTGGGGGAGAAAGCCCAGCGCCCAGGGGCCGATCTGGATGTGCTGCTCAATGCCGGGCAGCAGCTCAAGGACGCAGGGCTCTGA
- a CDS encoding HpsJ family protein, whose amino-acid sequence MTGTETGRLAPLLRWLGLTLVVILVLQMLAVLVGVDWGADAPRPQVTGPLVALAPLGFGGLLICLIGSRLDHPHQQRTPLRLLIAVLSALLALGMVIAVPMSLDGGAGDVARQRNLDQGREALKDARAFRADAAQVTSLGEQLAQAGQLAADATEDDKLRAAQKMVDDQIAQMEAQLKTVEAGQARESQQRFIGGTITAVVLAIAFALLAFTAVL is encoded by the coding sequence GTGACCGGCACTGAGACAGGACGGCTTGCTCCCTTGCTGCGCTGGCTTGGTTTGACCCTCGTGGTGATCCTCGTCCTGCAGATGCTGGCTGTTCTTGTCGGTGTCGACTGGGGTGCGGATGCTCCACGCCCGCAGGTCACCGGACCGCTGGTGGCCCTTGCTCCTCTGGGATTTGGCGGTTTGTTGATCTGCCTGATCGGATCACGGCTGGATCACCCCCATCAGCAGCGCACTCCTTTGCGTCTGCTGATCGCCGTCCTTTCAGCGCTGTTGGCCCTCGGCATGGTGATTGCCGTGCCCATGTCCCTGGATGGGGGTGCGGGTGACGTGGCCCGTCAGCGCAATCTGGATCAGGGCCGCGAAGCGCTGAAGGATGCTCGAGCCTTCCGAGCCGATGCAGCGCAAGTCACCTCCCTTGGTGAGCAGCTGGCCCAGGCCGGTCAACTCGCTGCCGATGCTACCGAGGACGACAAGCTGCGGGCTGCACAAAAGATGGTGGACGATCAGATCGCCCAGATGGAGGCCCAGCTCAAGACCGTTGAGGCTGGCCAGGCCCGTGAATCCCAGCAGCGGTTCATCGGTGGAACCATCACGGCTGTGGTTCTTGCGATTGCCTTTGCGCTCCTTGCGTTCACGGCAGTGCTCTGA
- the msrB gene encoding peptide-methionine (R)-S-oxide reductase MsrB, with the protein MSLSAAVLSRRSLLLAAMAGVFGSLWRPQPVLAASKAGDASWDLNADQWRERLSPQAYDVLRNEGTERPFTSPLNGEKRSGTYHCAGCDAALFSSEAKFDSGTGWPSFWQPLDGAIATKVDFKLILPRTEYHCSRCGGHQGHVFNDGPRPTGKRYCNNGVALRFQPA; encoded by the coding sequence ATGAGCTTGAGTGCCGCCGTTCTGTCACGTCGATCGCTGCTGTTGGCGGCAATGGCAGGGGTGTTTGGCAGTCTCTGGAGACCTCAGCCTGTGCTGGCGGCATCCAAAGCTGGCGATGCCTCGTGGGATCTCAATGCCGACCAGTGGCGTGAGCGGTTGTCTCCCCAGGCCTATGACGTGTTGCGCAATGAGGGAACGGAACGCCCCTTCACCAGTCCGCTCAATGGGGAGAAGCGTTCCGGCACCTATCACTGCGCTGGTTGTGATGCAGCCTTGTTTTCGTCGGAGGCCAAATTCGATAGCGGCACCGGCTGGCCCAGCTTCTGGCAGCCTCTGGATGGAGCCATCGCCACGAAAGTAGATTTCAAATTGATCCTGCCGCGCACGGAATACCACTGCAGCCGTTGTGGTGGGCACCAGGGCCACGTGTTCAATGACGGACCGCGACCCACCGGCAAGCGCTACTGCAACAACGGTGTCGCCCTCCGCTTCCAGCCCGCTTGA
- the nusB gene encoding transcription antitermination factor NusB, translating into MATRSLTRELALLVLGQVPEQKSASVADLALDSILDQALDTLTQHWRESLDASAAELDQAQQSLLDSELQQGEPGTHDTVRTHLRASLSSAEQVLNGLSASLELPRLLLLGDQEQIRRGAMERVQKVLTQREGIDKRLDQVMEGWRLTRLPRIDRDILRLAVVDLESLRTPAPVAFNEAVELANRYSDEQGRRMINGVLRRFHDAQSKASA; encoded by the coding sequence ATGGCCACACGATCCCTTACACGCGAGCTGGCCTTGCTGGTGCTTGGTCAGGTGCCGGAACAGAAGTCAGCCTCAGTTGCTGACCTGGCCCTTGATTCGATCCTGGACCAGGCCCTCGACACCCTCACCCAGCACTGGCGTGAGTCCCTTGATGCCAGTGCTGCAGAGCTCGATCAGGCGCAGCAGTCCCTGCTGGACAGCGAGCTACAGCAGGGCGAACCAGGAACCCATGACACCGTCCGCACCCATCTGCGCGCCTCTTTGAGTTCCGCTGAACAGGTGCTGAATGGTTTGTCAGCCAGCCTTGAGTTGCCTCGGCTGTTGCTGCTTGGCGACCAGGAGCAGATTCGCCGCGGCGCCATGGAGCGGGTTCAGAAGGTGCTCACCCAGCGCGAGGGCATCGACAAACGGTTGGATCAGGTGATGGAGGGCTGGAGACTGACCCGGCTTCCGCGGATCGATCGAGACATCCTCCGGTTGGCTGTCGTTGACTTGGAAAGCCTGCGTACTCCCGCTCCGGTGGCGTTCAACGAGGCGGTTGAGCTGGCCAACCGTTACAGCGATGAGCAGGGTCGCCGGATGATCAATGGTGTGTTGCGTCGCTTCCATGACGCTCAATCGAAAGCATCGGCCTGA
- the ftsY gene encoding signal recognition particle-docking protein FtsY, translating into MVFNWFERQAEESPTPEPTPTPAPTPEPMAGGTDAPVSAAPEPTPAPAASEEEDEALVWAREAYARLKAQQQAAASVAKAAPQPTPAPSPEPAPTPSPTPTPGPAPLPTPSPSPLPTPSPAPAPGLSLLEQAAAQRQQRQQDLDERALEAPPAPTPAPTPAPAVDSEEPQLGDFDQDFTWSAEVLAAQGRRVDQVSLEEIDWLGRLRRGLEKTRQGFVTSLLENLGDDPLTPEVLDDLETLLLRADAGVQATDQVLDALRQRMNEEVVDPAEGIRFLKDQLRGLLDAPIQASGVPLLAPERDRLNIWLMVGVNGVGKTTTLGKLANLAVRSGYSALIAAADTFRAAAVQQVEVWGERSDVPVVSNPSSNADPAAVVFDAIGAARSRNSDLLLVDTAGRLQTKHNLMEELQKVRKIIDRLAPEAKVESLLVLDASQGQNGLRQAMAFAQAAGLTGVVITKLDGTARGGVALAVSSEAGLPIRFIGAGEGIRDLRPFNSFEFVEALLAGR; encoded by the coding sequence ATGGTGTTCAACTGGTTCGAACGACAGGCAGAGGAGTCACCGACGCCGGAGCCGACGCCCACCCCCGCGCCGACGCCTGAACCGATGGCTGGTGGGACTGATGCCCCCGTTTCAGCGGCGCCGGAGCCGACTCCAGCCCCTGCAGCCAGTGAGGAAGAGGATGAGGCTCTGGTTTGGGCCCGTGAGGCTTATGCCCGGCTGAAGGCTCAACAACAGGCCGCGGCCTCTGTCGCCAAAGCGGCCCCCCAGCCCACCCCTGCGCCCAGTCCAGAACCAGCGCCTACACCTTCACCAACCCCAACTCCAGGACCGGCACCGTTACCCACGCCGTCTCCATCACCTCTACCCACGCCGTCTCCAGCACCAGCCCCTGGACTGTCGCTGTTGGAGCAGGCCGCGGCTCAACGCCAGCAGCGTCAGCAGGATCTGGATGAAAGGGCTCTTGAGGCTCCCCCTGCACCCACGCCGGCTCCCACCCCTGCGCCAGCTGTCGACTCAGAAGAGCCGCAGTTGGGTGACTTTGATCAGGATTTCACCTGGTCTGCCGAAGTGCTTGCAGCCCAGGGCCGTCGCGTCGATCAGGTTTCCCTCGAGGAAATCGATTGGTTGGGTCGGCTTCGCCGCGGTCTTGAAAAGACCCGTCAGGGTTTTGTCACCAGCCTTCTGGAGAATCTCGGTGACGACCCGCTGACGCCGGAGGTTCTCGACGATCTCGAAACCCTCCTGCTGAGGGCGGACGCTGGCGTCCAGGCCACCGATCAGGTGCTGGATGCCCTGCGACAGCGGATGAATGAGGAGGTGGTGGATCCTGCGGAGGGGATTCGCTTCCTCAAGGATCAACTGCGTGGCCTGCTGGATGCCCCGATCCAGGCCAGTGGTGTTCCTCTTCTGGCGCCCGAACGGGATCGCCTCAACATCTGGTTGATGGTGGGGGTGAATGGGGTTGGTAAGACCACCACCCTTGGAAAACTTGCCAACCTTGCTGTTCGCAGCGGCTATTCAGCTCTGATCGCGGCCGCCGACACCTTCCGGGCTGCAGCTGTCCAGCAGGTTGAGGTCTGGGGAGAGCGCAGTGATGTTCCAGTGGTGTCCAACCCCAGCAGCAACGCCGACCCCGCTGCCGTTGTCTTCGATGCGATTGGTGCCGCTCGCTCGCGCAACTCTGATCTGCTGTTGGTGGACACCGCCGGACGCTTGCAGACCAAGCACAACCTGATGGAGGAACTCCAAAAAGTCAGAAAGATCATCGACCGTTTGGCGCCGGAGGCGAAGGTTGAATCCCTGCTGGTTCTTGATGCCAGCCAGGGTCAGAACGGGCTTCGCCAGGCCATGGCCTTTGCCCAGGCGGCAGGTCTTACCGGCGTTGTGATCACCAAACTCGATGGCACGGCCCGTGGCGGCGTCGCGCTGGCGGTGTCGTCTGAGGCTGGATTGCCGATTCGTTTCATCGGCGCTGGGGAAGGGATTCGCGATTTGCGCCCCTTCAACAGTTTTGAATTCGTTGAGGCTCTGCTGGCTGGACGCTGA
- a CDS encoding PP2C family protein-serine/threonine phosphatase has protein sequence MSSKPPGRHPSSAQRTGNPSPEAMASLRQLFDSLSSEQRRNQDLLVSLGFALRSFTNLQRFLELVPVVASRLVGVEGALLVPFQSDGRLWRDQLQGTPAESSQDLLRRLAAFEPGSAVGFGSDDQQLLALDRLVQRCLPKAALFATSVTARGRTRGRLYVYARNRSMVWTEVHRRHVQLVADLAGVAIENDQMLQDARRHERVDRQLSIGAEIQAQLLPDRCPVIEGVDLAARCRPAFQVGGDYYDFIPTRPELIGRRRERGRWALVMGDVMGKGVPAGLLMTMLRGMLRAEVLSGLPPDRILHDLNQLAQEDLAQSHRFVTLFYSDLDPRTLRLRYANAAHNPPLLWRAERRVIMRLDAAGLLIGLQPEAEFALGEIRLEPGDVLLYYTDGVTEAPGITGDRFDEARLIRALETACRSGQGAQGILESLFERLDRFVGPDRQLEDDASLVVLKVPEAVTLPSVQGRSIA, from the coding sequence TTGAGCAGCAAGCCGCCCGGACGTCATCCCAGCTCTGCGCAGCGGACCGGGAACCCCTCGCCCGAGGCGATGGCCTCGTTGCGTCAGCTGTTTGACAGCCTCAGCAGCGAACAGCGCCGCAATCAGGATCTGTTGGTCTCCCTAGGGTTTGCCCTCCGCAGCTTCACCAACCTCCAGCGCTTTCTTGAGCTTGTGCCTGTGGTGGCCTCGCGTCTGGTGGGTGTTGAGGGGGCCTTGCTTGTTCCGTTTCAGTCGGATGGTCGCCTCTGGCGTGATCAGCTGCAGGGGACTCCAGCTGAGTCGTCCCAGGATCTGCTGCGGCGTTTGGCAGCCTTTGAACCCGGCTCTGCCGTGGGCTTCGGTAGCGACGATCAGCAGCTGCTGGCGCTCGACCGGCTGGTGCAACGCTGCCTTCCCAAAGCGGCTTTGTTTGCCACGTCTGTGACGGCTCGTGGTCGGACGCGGGGCCGCCTTTACGTGTACGCCCGTAACCGCTCGATGGTCTGGACCGAGGTGCACCGTCGGCACGTTCAGTTGGTGGCGGATCTTGCTGGCGTTGCGATCGAAAACGATCAGATGCTGCAGGACGCCCGCCGGCATGAGCGGGTGGATCGACAACTCAGTATCGGTGCAGAGATTCAGGCCCAGTTGTTGCCGGATCGTTGCCCCGTGATCGAGGGCGTTGATCTGGCCGCGCGCTGTCGGCCTGCATTTCAGGTGGGCGGTGACTACTACGACTTCATCCCCACCCGTCCGGAACTCATCGGTCGACGCCGTGAGCGGGGTCGCTGGGCCCTGGTGATGGGTGATGTCATGGGCAAGGGCGTGCCCGCTGGTTTGCTGATGACGATGCTGCGCGGGATGCTGCGTGCGGAGGTTCTCAGCGGTCTGCCACCGGATCGGATTCTTCACGACCTCAACCAGCTGGCGCAGGAAGACCTGGCGCAGTCGCACCGGTTTGTGACGCTGTTTTATTCCGACCTGGATCCGCGCACGCTGCGGCTGCGTTATGCCAATGCGGCCCACAATCCGCCCCTGCTTTGGCGCGCCGAGCGACGGGTGATCATGCGGCTCGATGCGGCTGGGCTGCTGATCGGTCTCCAACCCGAAGCTGAGTTCGCACTTGGCGAGATTCGCCTTGAACCGGGAGACGTGTTGCTCTACTACACCGATGGCGTCACCGAAGCACCGGGGATCACGGGCGATCGTTTCGACGAAGCGCGGCTGATTCGTGCCCTTGAAACGGCCTGTCGCAGTGGTCAGGGAGCGCAGGGAATTCTTGAAAGCCTGTTTGAACGCTTGGACCGTTTTGTTGGTCCGGATCGTCAGCTGGAGGACGACGCGTCGCTTGTGGTGCTGAAAGTTCCGGAGGCGGTCACGCTGCCGAGTGTGCAGGGACGGTCAATCGCCTGA
- a CDS encoding DUF502 domain-containing protein: MVQSNPRPDLPLSARLRQDLKNDLIAGLLVVIPLATTIWLSTIVSRFVLAFLTSIPKQFNPFITLNPLLQDLINLALGLTVPLMGILLIGLMARNIVGRWLLEFGEGTLSRIPLAGSVYKTLKQLLETFFRDNSSRFRRVVLVEYPREGLFSVGFVTGEVGPSLQSDLKEPLLSVFIPTAPNPTTGWYTLVPAGSVRELEISVEEAFRTIISAGIVNPDDREAPVNRSFSSLMAQLRASASPSS; this comes from the coding sequence TTGGTCCAGTCCAATCCCAGACCTGATCTGCCGCTGTCCGCAAGGCTTCGGCAGGATCTGAAAAACGACCTGATTGCAGGGTTGCTGGTGGTCATCCCGCTGGCGACAACGATTTGGCTGTCAACGATCGTCAGTCGCTTTGTTCTGGCGTTCCTGACCTCGATACCAAAGCAGTTCAATCCGTTCATCACCCTGAATCCACTGCTTCAGGATCTGATCAATCTGGCTCTCGGTCTCACGGTGCCTCTGATGGGCATCCTTCTGATCGGCCTGATGGCCCGAAACATCGTGGGTCGCTGGCTGTTGGAGTTCGGTGAAGGCACCTTGAGCCGGATTCCCCTGGCTGGATCGGTTTACAAGACGCTGAAGCAGCTGCTTGAGACCTTTTTCCGCGACAACTCCTCCCGCTTCCGTCGTGTTGTTCTCGTTGAGTACCCACGGGAGGGGTTGTTCAGCGTTGGTTTTGTCACCGGGGAGGTGGGGCCTTCACTTCAATCCGATCTGAAGGAGCCCCTGTTGAGTGTCTTCATTCCCACTGCTCCGAATCCCACCACCGGTTGGTACACCCTTGTTCCAGCTGGATCCGTCCGAGAGCTTGAGATCAGCGTTGAAGAAGCTTTCCGAACGATTATTTCGGCCGGCATCGTCAACCCCGATGATCGTGAAGCTCCTGTGAATCGGAGTTTCTCCAGCCTCATGGCCCAGTTACGGGCTTCTGCATCTCCTTCCAGCTGA
- a CDS encoding RNA-binding protein: MSIFVGNLPFRAEQEDVIELFAQFGEVTNCALPLERDTGRKRGFAFIEMADESTEEAAIEGLQGAELMGRPLRINKAEPRGSAPRRGGGGYGGGGGGGGGGGYGGGGYGGGGGGYRGGGGGGGYGGGGGDRPSGARGWEDRSYGARDNAGEGNAYDEGRSRRRRGSSSGGGEDYSGYGGAEG; the protein is encoded by the coding sequence GTGAGCATTTTTGTCGGCAACCTTCCCTTCCGCGCTGAGCAGGAAGATGTGATCGAACTGTTTGCCCAGTTCGGTGAAGTCACCAACTGCGCGCTGCCCCTTGAGCGGGATACAGGCCGTAAGCGTGGTTTTGCCTTCATTGAGATGGCCGATGAGTCCACCGAAGAGGCAGCGATTGAGGGGCTGCAGGGTGCCGAACTGATGGGCCGTCCTCTGCGGATCAACAAAGCGGAGCCCCGCGGCAGCGCCCCCCGTCGTGGTGGCGGCGGCTATGGCGGCGGCGGTGGTGGCGGCGGCGGTGGTGGCTACGGCGGTGGTGGCTACGGCGGTGGCGGTGGCGGCTATCGCGGTGGTGGCGGTGGCGGTGGTTACGGCGGTGGCGGTGGTGATCGTCCCTCCGGTGCACGGGGCTGGGAAGACCGCAGCTATGGCGCCCGCGACAACGCTGGGGAGGGCAATGCCTACGACGAAGGGCGCAGCCGTCGTCGCCGTGGATCCTCCAGTGGCGGTGGCGAGGACTATTCCGGTTATGGCGGAGCTGAGGGCTGA
- a CDS encoding tetratricopeptide repeat protein, with amino-acid sequence MRRTLAAALVVLGGWFGAPAANALIPYVYLPTEAELKGSSIGIGRTAAQLLQLGQAKDAARLAALAVRLNPNDERFWSILAEAQLRNNDLKDASRSLARAKQLNPEKAGLWFAEAAIALRAERPDDAVPLITRGLQLDPNDASAYFELGNARIMQGELPLALKSFEQATALKPEFWEALNNQALVLFEMGQRQEAVRRWRRVLKLETNAEPMLALAAALHQQGEQTEAIQLASTALAKNPNYVLPLHQAEQLWGVRIREATAELLSEPQLTNSVERAQANATWKKSQ; translated from the coding sequence TTGCGTCGAACGCTGGCGGCTGCACTGGTCGTTCTGGGGGGTTGGTTCGGCGCCCCAGCAGCCAACGCCCTGATCCCCTACGTCTATCTGCCCACCGAAGCGGAACTCAAGGGCTCATCAATCGGCATCGGTCGGACTGCTGCACAGCTGCTTCAGCTGGGGCAAGCCAAGGACGCAGCACGACTGGCGGCTCTGGCGGTGCGGCTCAACCCCAATGACGAACGGTTCTGGTCGATCCTTGCGGAGGCTCAACTGCGCAACAACGACCTCAAGGACGCAAGCCGATCTCTGGCCCGAGCCAAGCAGCTGAATCCTGAAAAAGCCGGCCTGTGGTTCGCCGAAGCAGCGATCGCCCTGCGGGCGGAGCGACCGGACGATGCCGTTCCCTTGATTACCCGCGGACTCCAATTGGATCCGAACGACGCTTCGGCCTATTTCGAGCTCGGCAACGCCAGGATCATGCAGGGCGAACTCCCTCTGGCCCTGAAGTCGTTCGAACAAGCCACAGCCCTGAAGCCGGAGTTCTGGGAAGCCCTGAACAACCAGGCCCTAGTGCTTTTTGAGATGGGCCAGCGGCAGGAAGCCGTGCGGCGTTGGCGCCGGGTGTTGAAGCTGGAGACCAACGCAGAACCGATGCTGGCCCTGGCCGCAGCGCTGCATCAACAGGGTGAGCAGACCGAGGCGATCCAGCTGGCATCCACAGCATTGGCCAAGAACCCCAACTACGTCCTGCCCCTGCATCAAGCCGAACAGCTTTGGGGTGTGCGCATCCGTGAGGCGACGGCAGAATTGCTTAGCGAGCCGCAGCTCACCAACAGCGTGGAACGAGCCCAAGCCAACGCAACGTGGAAGAAAAGCCAGTGA
- the queG gene encoding tRNA epoxyqueuosine(34) reductase QueG, with amino-acid sequence MQGHVTDQQTRLSEALKRRAAEEGFNPVGIARIPGSPRLQLRTKALQRWLDHGHQADMAWMAAPRRRDPRLLLDGAKSLLAVGLNYYVDAEPSPGSLKVARYGWGRDYHRVVDQRLRRIGRWLSEQRPDCGWRACVDATPLLDKAWAEEAGLGWIGKHSNLIHPERGSWMVIGHLLTTEPLNADPPARSLCGRCSACIDACPTHAIREPFVVDARRCLAFHTIENREDDLPENIRAALGPWVAGCDICQDVCPWNHRSLPQSSDPEVQPRPWLLNLQKEQIQSWDDSVWDQNLRGSALRRIKPWMWRRNAAAAQPDPTPTL; translated from the coding sequence ATGCAAGGGCATGTCACCGATCAACAAACTCGTTTAAGCGAGGCTCTGAAGCGCCGCGCCGCTGAGGAAGGGTTCAATCCCGTTGGCATTGCCAGAATCCCGGGAAGTCCTCGGCTGCAGCTGCGCACCAAAGCTCTGCAGCGCTGGTTGGACCATGGTCATCAAGCTGACATGGCCTGGATGGCCGCCCCCCGTCGGCGAGACCCCAGGCTGCTGTTGGACGGAGCCAAGAGCCTTCTCGCCGTCGGCCTCAACTATTACGTCGACGCTGAACCCTCCCCCGGCTCCCTCAAAGTCGCCCGCTATGGCTGGGGGCGTGACTATCACCGGGTTGTGGATCAACGGCTGCGACGGATCGGTCGTTGGCTTTCGGAACAACGGCCCGACTGCGGTTGGCGCGCCTGTGTTGACGCCACACCGCTGCTGGACAAGGCCTGGGCTGAGGAAGCCGGCCTGGGCTGGATCGGCAAGCACAGCAACCTGATTCACCCCGAACGGGGCTCCTGGATGGTGATCGGCCATCTGCTGACAACGGAGCCCTTGAACGCCGACCCACCAGCCCGCAGCCTCTGTGGACGCTGCAGCGCCTGCATCGATGCCTGCCCCACGCATGCGATCCGTGAACCTTTTGTGGTGGATGCAAGGCGATGCCTGGCCTTTCACACGATCGAAAACCGTGAGGACGACTTACCGGAAAACATTCGCGCCGCCCTTGGACCGTGGGTGGCGGGCTGTGACATCTGCCAGGACGTCTGCCCCTGGAACCACCGAAGCTTGCCCCAAAGCAGTGATCCCGAGGTGCAGCCACGCCCATGGCTGCTGAATCTGCAGAAGGAGCAGATCCAGAGCTGGGACGACAGCGTCTGGGACCAAAACCTGCGGGGATCGGCGTTGCGACGGATCAAACCCTGGATGTGGCGTCGCAACGCCGCTGCAGCACAACCGGATCCCACACCTACGCTTTAG
- the argH gene encoding argininosuccinate lyase gives MAGGVTGGAAGTWSDRFEQGLHPFIEAFNASIGFDLTLLQEDLDGSIAHARMLASVGVITEAEAEQLVEGLETVRAEAASGSFQPGLADEDVHFAVERRLIALLGPVGKKLHTGRSRNDQVGTDLRLWLRRRLDGLDQDLQRLQGALLTQADRHRRTMIPGYTHLQRAQPLCLAHHLLAYVEMLERDRERLQDVRKRVNICPLGAAALAGTPVPIDRQRTAKELGFSEVYANSLDAVSDRDFCVEFSAAASLVMVHLSRLAEEVIAWASEEFGFVRLSDRCATGSSLMPQKKNPDVPELVRGKTGRVFGHLQGLLTMIKGLPLAYNKDFQEDKEALFDAFRTTRDCVEAMAILFEEGLDFRVERLNEAVEQDFSNATDVADYLVSRGVPFREAYQLVGAVVRRCLEQGCLLRDLDLSAWKELHPAFEADLHDALAPRAVVAARRSEGGTGFERVDEQLQRWLQRFNGTQPVG, from the coding sequence ATGGCTGGTGGGGTGACCGGTGGTGCAGCAGGCACCTGGAGCGATCGTTTTGAGCAGGGTCTGCATCCCTTCATCGAGGCGTTCAACGCCTCCATCGGTTTTGACCTGACCCTTCTTCAGGAGGATCTTGATGGGTCGATCGCCCATGCCCGGATGCTCGCCAGTGTCGGAGTGATCACGGAAGCGGAAGCTGAGCAGCTGGTGGAGGGTCTGGAGACCGTTCGTGCTGAGGCGGCATCAGGCAGTTTCCAGCCCGGCCTGGCTGATGAGGACGTTCATTTCGCTGTGGAACGCCGGCTGATTGCCTTGCTCGGTCCCGTGGGCAAGAAGTTGCACACCGGACGCAGCCGCAACGATCAGGTTGGGACTGACCTCCGCCTCTGGCTGCGGCGACGGCTGGATGGCTTGGATCAGGATCTGCAGCGGTTGCAGGGGGCGTTGCTGACCCAGGCGGATCGCCATCGCCGCACCATGATTCCTGGGTACACCCACCTGCAGCGGGCTCAGCCGCTCTGTCTCGCCCATCACCTGCTCGCCTATGTCGAGATGCTGGAGCGCGACCGTGAGCGACTTCAGGATGTGCGGAAACGCGTGAACATCTGCCCGCTTGGCGCTGCCGCCCTGGCGGGTACGCCGGTTCCGATTGATCGCCAGCGCACCGCGAAGGAGCTCGGTTTTTCAGAGGTTTATGCCAACAGCCTCGATGCGGTCAGTGACCGCGATTTCTGCGTTGAGTTCTCCGCTGCCGCCTCCTTGGTGATGGTGCACCTCAGCCGTCTGGCGGAAGAGGTGATCGCCTGGGCGTCCGAGGAATTCGGCTTCGTGCGGCTCAGCGACCGCTGTGCCACGGGCAGCAGCCTGATGCCTCAGAAGAAGAATCCCGATGTGCCTGAGTTGGTTCGGGGCAAGACCGGACGGGTCTTCGGACATCTCCAGGGATTGCTGACCATGATCAAGGGTCTTCCTCTGGCCTACAACAAGGATTTTCAGGAAGACAAGGAGGCGCTGTTTGATGCTTTCCGCACAACACGTGATTGTGTTGAGGCGATGGCGATTTTGTTTGAGGAGGGCCTTGATTTCAGGGTCGAGCGCCTCAATGAAGCGGTGGAGCAGGATTTCTCCAACGCAACGGATGTTGCCGACTATCTGGTGTCTCGCGGTGTTCCATTTCGCGAGGCTTATCAATTGGTCGGTGCTGTCGTCCGGCGCTGTCTGGAGCAGGGATGTCTGTTGCGGGACCTTGATCTGAGTGCCTGGAAGGAACTCCACCCGGCCTTTGAGGCGGATCTGCACGACGCCTTGGCTCCCCGTGCTGTTGTGGCCGCCCGTCGCAGTGAAGGGGGGACAGGATTTGAGCGTGTTGATGAACAGCTTCAGCGCTGGTTACAGCGTTTCAACGGAACTCAGCCGGTGGGATGA